Proteins encoded by one window of Hyphomicrobium nitrativorans NL23:
- a CDS encoding glycosyltransferase has protein sequence MISVVIPTFNAQHSLAETLTSLVPAAVEGVVCEVIVADGGSTDRTFDIADGAGAEIVKAPAGRGAQLRAGAERARFPWLLFLNSGTYLDAGWERDAAQHIERVKSGRRKAAAATFRFVLDDEGFGARMAERMAAFRMGLLKLPYGDQGLLLPRTLYDEVGGFGALPLLEDVDLARRLGRRRLAVLNARAVMDGERYRQDRTLTRTARAQACLGLYLAGVPVKAIAAVFGSPQKRVSETIAERRAS, from the coding sequence ATGATCTCTGTCGTCATTCCCACCTTCAACGCCCAACACAGCCTGGCCGAGACGCTGACGTCGCTCGTTCCGGCGGCGGTCGAAGGTGTGGTGTGCGAGGTGATCGTCGCCGATGGCGGATCGACCGACCGTACCTTCGACATCGCGGATGGCGCGGGCGCCGAAATCGTCAAAGCGCCCGCAGGGCGCGGCGCGCAGCTTCGGGCCGGCGCGGAGCGGGCCCGTTTCCCATGGCTCCTGTTCCTCAATTCCGGCACGTATCTCGATGCCGGCTGGGAGCGCGACGCGGCCCAGCATATCGAGCGGGTGAAAAGCGGGCGGCGTAAAGCTGCGGCTGCCACGTTCCGGTTCGTTCTCGACGACGAAGGGTTCGGCGCACGGATGGCGGAGCGGATGGCCGCGTTCCGCATGGGGCTGCTCAAGCTGCCCTATGGCGATCAGGGCCTGCTGCTTCCGCGCACGCTTTACGACGAGGTCGGCGGTTTCGGGGCGCTGCCGCTGCTTGAGGATGTGGATCTTGCGCGCCGTCTCGGGCGGCGCCGTCTCGCGGTGCTCAATGCGCGTGCGGTGATGGACGGGGAGCGCTATCGCCAGGATCGCACGCTGACGCGGACGGCCCGCGCGCAGGCCTGTCTCGGGCTTTATCTCGCGGGTGTGCCTGTCAAGGCGATTGCTGCCGTCTTCGGGAGCCCGCAGAAACGTGTTAGCGAGACGATTGCCGAGCGCAGGGCGTCGTAA
- a CDS encoding uracil-DNA glycosylase, producing MCRPFLERQMELVAPDVVLLLGGAAAKQVLGVTEGIMRLRGRWREIENGGRAIRTMATLHPAYLLRTPAAKRQAWRDLQAVRAALDGNEPKS from the coding sequence ATCTGCCGCCCGTTCCTTGAGCGCCAGATGGAACTCGTCGCGCCTGATGTCGTGCTGCTCCTCGGGGGCGCGGCGGCAAAGCAAGTGCTGGGCGTAACCGAGGGCATCATGCGGCTCCGCGGCCGCTGGCGCGAGATCGAGAACGGCGGACGCGCCATTCGCACGATGGCGACGCTGCACCCAGCCTATCTCCTCCGCACGCCAGCCGCGAAGCGGCAAGCATGGCGCGATCTCCAGGCCGTCCGCGCGGCACTGGACGGAAACGAACCGAAATCCTAA
- a CDS encoding uracil-DNA glycosylase family protein yields the protein MRPDTDNRALLTLLAWYQEMGVDAAVSDAAVNWLDRGDAAPGRGFRLSPSPADQETGQSLSPTPPRAPAANPAPAPRQGRIAPPRESIGDPPGRAPSTPTARPFAGAPAEAAERAARQAARDAADLDALEATLRQFDGCGLKATAKNLCFYRGAKQSRLMIVGEAPGRDEDLAGLPFVGRAGQLLDKDAGRDFAQGDRRSHHQRRLLATPPATARRPRRKAKSAARSLSARWNSSRLMSCCSSGARRQSKCWA from the coding sequence ATGCGACCCGACACCGACAACCGCGCACTGCTCACGCTGCTCGCCTGGTACCAGGAGATGGGCGTCGATGCGGCTGTATCGGACGCCGCAGTCAACTGGCTGGACCGCGGTGACGCCGCGCCTGGACGGGGCTTTCGCCTCTCCCCCAGCCCAGCGGATCAGGAAACCGGCCAGAGCCTCTCGCCAACGCCGCCCCGCGCACCCGCGGCCAATCCCGCGCCCGCGCCACGTCAGGGCCGCATCGCGCCCCCTCGGGAGAGCATCGGCGACCCACCCGGGCGCGCCCCCTCCACGCCGACCGCGCGTCCCTTCGCTGGCGCGCCTGCGGAAGCGGCGGAACGCGCCGCCCGGCAAGCGGCACGGGACGCAGCCGATCTCGATGCCCTCGAAGCCACCCTCCGCCAGTTCGACGGCTGCGGGCTCAAGGCAACGGCCAAGAACCTCTGCTTCTATCGCGGCGCAAAGCAATCTCGCCTCATGATCGTGGGCGAAGCCCCCGGCCGCGACGAGGACCTGGCCGGCCTCCCGTTCGTGGGCCGTGCGGGCCAACTTCTCGACAAAGATGCTGGCCGCGATTTCGCTCAAGGAGACCGACGTTCACATCACCAACGTCGTCTATTGGCGACCCCCCCGGCAACCGCACGCCGACCCCGCAGGAAAGCGAAATCTGCCGCCCGTTCCTTGAGCGCCAGATGGAACTCGTCGCGCCTGATGTCGTGCTGCTCCTCGGGGGCGCGGCGGCAAAGCAAGTGCTGGGCGTAA